The following proteins are co-located in the Oceanimonas sp. GK1 genome:
- a CDS encoding EAL domain-containing protein, translating to MTLYRQLLLTMLLLFALLFVSAYSVQFSSTRSYLAQQQEFMVINTVTSLGLALTPYLENDDAVGAESVINAMFDGGYYRKVELNLLASNKTITRENTAAPQRVPTWFVDLDLFEGGNHQAVLTSGWLQLGQLYVEGHTGHAYYQLWQGMSRLATWFAVSFVLVWALLVLALRHLLKPLHSIEEQAREIEQHHFGKTIPLPATRELRQVVSAINGMSGKLEAQFEEQAAEAERLRHRAFMDDTSGLGNRAWLMAQSQGWLGDGRGGALVLVLARVLDWLYREEGFDARDQMTRVIGKNLRQLCRDHGEHVLARISATEYAMLVSESDPASLKQLGETINRHIAELVKDPEDERELSVVGIALVQPGDEIGRLLTRADHALNRAHMDETGVVVEAHQQRERLGRLQWKQLLEEALEQDGFELSVQAVMGFHGERYHEEVFVSIRRDGIAYGADNFLPAAEQFGLGERLDLHVIARALRMLEKRTELKLAVNLTRQSCHQDGFWRKLSQILERYEPVRERLLLELPESAFAFGWERLIAPLAGLKVDWGVDHFGRHFDLLVHLGKLRPSYVKLDHGYTSQVQQPDYNDAFLAAVCRAAHSMGALTIASRVETGEQVERLRTLHIDAYQGYVSPPGRLC from the coding sequence ATGACTTTGTACCGGCAACTTCTGCTTACCATGCTGCTGTTGTTTGCCCTGCTGTTTGTATCGGCATATTCGGTACAGTTCAGCTCCACCCGCAGCTACCTGGCCCAGCAGCAGGAATTCATGGTGATCAATACCGTTACCTCACTCGGGCTGGCGCTTACCCCTTATTTGGAAAACGACGACGCCGTGGGCGCCGAGTCGGTGATCAACGCCATGTTCGATGGCGGCTACTACCGCAAGGTGGAGCTGAACCTGCTGGCCAGCAATAAAACCATAACCCGGGAAAACACCGCCGCGCCCCAGCGGGTGCCCACCTGGTTTGTGGATCTTGACTTGTTTGAGGGCGGCAACCACCAGGCGGTGCTGACCTCGGGCTGGCTGCAGCTGGGCCAGCTTTATGTGGAAGGCCACACCGGCCATGCCTATTACCAGCTGTGGCAGGGCATGAGCCGGCTGGCCACCTGGTTTGCCGTGAGTTTTGTGCTGGTGTGGGCCCTGCTGGTGCTGGCGTTGCGTCATTTGCTCAAGCCCCTGCACAGCATAGAGGAGCAGGCGCGGGAAATTGAACAGCATCATTTTGGCAAGACCATACCGCTGCCGGCCACCCGTGAGCTTCGGCAGGTGGTGTCGGCCATCAACGGCATGTCGGGCAAGCTGGAAGCCCAGTTTGAAGAGCAGGCCGCCGAGGCCGAACGATTGCGCCACCGGGCCTTTATGGATGACACCTCAGGGCTTGGCAACCGGGCCTGGCTGATGGCCCAGAGCCAGGGTTGGCTGGGCGACGGCCGGGGCGGGGCCCTGGTGCTGGTGTTGGCCCGGGTGCTGGACTGGCTGTACCGGGAAGAAGGGTTTGATGCCCGGGATCAGATGACCCGGGTGATTGGTAAAAATCTGCGTCAGCTGTGCCGGGATCACGGTGAGCATGTGCTGGCCCGTATTTCGGCCACCGAATATGCCATGTTGGTGAGCGAGTCGGATCCGGCTTCCTTGAAACAGCTGGGCGAGACCATTAACCGGCACATTGCCGAGCTGGTGAAGGATCCGGAAGACGAGCGGGAGCTGTCGGTGGTGGGCATTGCCCTGGTGCAGCCCGGCGACGAGATTGGCCGCCTGCTGACCCGGGCCGATCATGCCCTTAACCGGGCGCACATGGATGAAACTGGGGTGGTGGTCGAGGCCCATCAGCAACGCGAGCGGCTGGGCCGGCTGCAATGGAAGCAGTTACTGGAAGAGGCACTGGAGCAGGACGGTTTTGAACTGAGCGTGCAGGCGGTGATGGGCTTTCATGGCGAACGTTATCATGAAGAGGTGTTTGTCAGCATTCGCCGGGATGGCATCGCCTACGGCGCCGACAACTTTCTGCCGGCAGCCGAACAGTTCGGGCTGGGAGAGCGGCTGGATCTGCATGTGATCGCCCGGGCCCTGCGCATGTTGGAAAAACGGACTGAACTGAAGCTGGCGGTGAACCTGACGCGCCAGAGCTGCCATCAGGACGGCTTCTGGCGCAAGCTGTCCCAGATCCTGGAGCGCTACGAGCCGGTGCGGGAGCGACTGTTGCTGGAGTTGCCCGAAAGTGCCTTTGCCTTTGGCTGGGAGCGGCTGATTGCTCCCCTGGCGGGGTTGAAGGTGGACTGGGGAGTGGATCACTTCGGGCGGCATTTCGACCTGCTGGTGCACCTGGGCAAGCTCAGACCCAGTTATGTCAAGCTGGATCATGGCTACACCAGCCAGGTACAGCAGCCCGACTACAACGATGCCTTTCTGGCCGCCGTGTGCCGGGCCGCCCACAGCATGGGCGCACTGACCATTGCCTCCCGGGTGGAAACCGGTGAACAGGTGGAGCGCCTGCGAACCCTGCACATAGACGCCTACCAGGGCTACGTCAGCCCCCCCGGCCGCCTCTGCTGA
- a CDS encoding transglutaminase-like cysteine peptidase encodes MRPFSHRLCGLALLGVLLGVPAWSLEEEDSNMRVAVQTVYGRPAAHRLLEWRRLVREGQAAKWSEQEAIERVNRFFNRLVFIDDIKLWAKEDYWATPLEFLGAGGGDCEDFSLAKYFSLRELGLADDKLRLVYVKALELNQFHMVVAYYPTPASVPLILDNLKPAIMPATRRGDLAPIYSFNGQHLWLMKERGRGELAGASSRLSLWNELRSRQEQTRLQRPAINLDDGL; translated from the coding sequence ATGAGGCCGTTTTCTCACCGGCTTTGCGGGCTGGCGCTGCTGGGCGTGTTGCTCGGTGTGCCAGCCTGGTCACTGGAAGAGGAAGACAGCAACATGCGCGTGGCCGTGCAAACGGTATATGGCCGCCCGGCGGCCCATCGCCTGCTGGAGTGGCGCCGGCTGGTACGGGAAGGCCAGGCGGCGAAATGGAGCGAGCAGGAAGCCATTGAGCGGGTAAACCGTTTTTTTAACCGGCTGGTGTTTATTGACGACATCAAGCTGTGGGCGAAGGAGGACTACTGGGCCACACCGCTGGAGTTTTTGGGTGCCGGTGGCGGCGACTGCGAAGACTTCAGCCTGGCCAAGTATTTTTCCCTGCGGGAGCTGGGGCTGGCCGACGACAAGCTCAGGCTGGTGTATGTCAAGGCGCTGGAGCTGAACCAGTTTCATATGGTGGTGGCCTACTACCCCACGCCCGCGTCGGTGCCGCTGATCCTCGACAACCTCAAGCCGGCCATCATGCCGGCCACTCGGCGGGGAGATCTGGCACCCATTTACAGCTTTAACGGTCAGCATTTGTGGCTGATGAAGGAAAGAGGCAGGGGCGAGCTGGCCGGAGCGTCTTCGCGTCTGTCGTTATGGAACGAGTTGCGCAGCCGGCAGGAACAGACACGGCTGCAGCGGCCGGCAATCAACCTGGATGATGGACTATGA